Proteins encoded within one genomic window of Lampris incognitus isolate fLamInc1 chromosome 1, fLamInc1.hap2, whole genome shotgun sequence:
- the dgcr8 gene encoding microprocessor complex subunit DGCR8 codes for MEIDEIRPPLPLEPPDDFDQDNGRAPPPPPLQTSSDAEVMDVSSGGDGSTHTPAGDEDVKPQLQLLSKGAVTFFSQPSDKACPRTARHAPPVTGFRPDRKLLRDVKIRVSFGECSNSKDRKVLYSNKGQESGGKASLGILNGELHDSSELDAAEGSSGVGKQAVKKVEETEVDLENKVEFAVLDELDDFCENFLDHDDGEHSSFRSEVLAQQEQADEEVLTYTYEEEFDNDVDALLEEGLPVPKKMRLAEDKYGGDSDHQSDGEGSVQPMMTKIKTILKSRGRPPTEPLPDGWIMTFHNSGIPVYLHRETRVVTWSRPYFLGTGSIRKHDPPTSSIPCLHYKKMKEQEERELNGEVTPNVEVSPVKLSEETDNLERTEEPDSTAQEQEDGMATSLAEGGPETEATSEPRLQGKETQPCDTAQGALGQVKAKVEVCKDESIDLKEFRIYLEKCFDFEQVTVKKFRTWAERRQFNRDMKRKQAESERPILPANQKLITLSVQDAPTKKEFVINPNGKSEVCILHEYMQRVLKVRPVYNFFECENPSEPFGASVIIDGVTYGTGTASSKKLAKNKAARATLEILIPDFVKQTSEEKPVEGDELEYFNHISIEDSRVYELTNKAGLLSPYQILHECLKRNHGMGDTSIKFDVIPGKNQKSEYVMTCGKHTVRGWCKNKRVGKQLASQKILQMLHPHVKNWGSLLRMYGRESNKMVKKESSDKSVIELQQYAKKNKPNLHILNKLHEEMTKLAKEREETRKKPKMTVMESAQPGSEPLCTVDV; via the exons ATGGAGATAGACGAAATTCGACCCCCACTTCCCTTGGAGCCACCTGATGATTTTGACCAGGATAATGGCAGAGCACCTCCACCACCTCCCCTGCAAACGTCCAGTGACGCAGAGGTAATGGACGTTAGCTCTGGTGGTGATGGATCCACACACACCCCAGCAGGGGACGAGGACGTGAAGCCACAGCTGCAGCTCCTCTCCAAAGGCGCGGTAACTTTCTTTAGCCAGCCCTCAGACAAGGCCTGCCCCAGAACAGCCCGCCACGCTCCACCAGTCACAGGGTTCCGTCCAGATCGTAAACTACTCCGAGACGTTAAGATCCGTGTCAGCTTTGGTGAATGCAGCAATAGCAAAGACAGGAAGGTTTTGTACTCAAATAAAGGGCAGGAAAGTGGAGGGAAGGCCAGCTTAGGCATCCTCAATGGTGAGTTGCATGACTCTAGTGAACTGGATGCTGCAGAGGGTAGCTCTGGAGTTGGGAAACAGGCTGTCAAAAAAGTAGAGGAAACAGAGGTAGACTTGGAGAACAAGGTAGAGTTTGCCGTTCTGGATGAGTTGGATGACTTTTGTGAGAACTTCCTGGATCACGATGATGGGGAGCACAGCAGCTTCAGGTCTGaggtcttagctcagcaggagcAAGCAGATGAAGAAGTCCTGACTTACACTTATGAG GAAGAATTTGACAATGATGTTGACGCACTGCTAGAGGAGGGCCTGCCAGTTCCCAAAAAGATGCGGTTGGCAGAAGACAAGTATGGTGGGGACAGCGACCATCAATCAGATGGGGAAGGATCTGTTCAGCCCATGATGACCAAAATTAAGACTATCCTGAAGA GTCGGGGCCGCCCGCCCACTGAGCCGCTACCTGATGGATGGATCATGACATTCCACAACTCTGGCATTCCAGTCTACCTGCACAGGGAGACCAGGGTGGTCACCTGGTCCAGACCATACTTCTTGGGGACTGGGAGTATCAGG AAACATGACCCTCCCACCAGCAGCATCCCTTGTCTGCACTACAAGAAAATGAAGGAACAGGAGGAAAGGGAGCTGAATGGGGAGGTTACGCCTAATGTTGAAGTGTCTCCGGTCAAGCTCAGTGAAGAGACCGACAATTTAGAGAGGACGGAAGAGCCAGACTCCACAGCTCAGGAGCAGGAAGATGGCATGGCCACCAGCCTGGCTGAGGGTGGCCCAGAAACAGAGGCTACCTCAGAGCCTAGACTACAAGGCAAAGAGACCCAACCCTGCGACACTGCTCAAGGAGCCCTCGGGCAGGTCAAAGCTAAGGTGGAAGTGTGCAAGGATGAGTCCATAG ACCTTAAAGAGTTTCGCATTTACTTGGAAAAGTGTTTCGATTTTGAGCAAGTGACGGTGAAGAAGTTCCGTACCTGGGCTGAACGCAGGCAGTTCAACAGAGACATGAAAAGGAAGCAGGCAGAGTCAGAAAGACCAATCCTCCCTGCCAACCAAAAACTCATTACGCTCTCTGTCCAAGATGCACCCACTAAGAAAG AATTTGTCATCAACCCCAATGGAAAATCAGAAGTTTGCATTCTACATGAATATATGCAACGTGTCCTAAAGGTCCGACCTGTTTACAACTTTTTTGAATGTG AGAACCCAAGTGAACCCTTTGGCGCCTCGGTCATCATAGACGGAGTAACTTATGGCACAGGAACCGCAAGCAGTAAAAAACTTGCCAAGAATAAAGCTG CTCGAGCCACACTGGAGATCCTCATCCCTGACTTTGTGAAGCAGACGTCTGAGGAGAAGCCTGTAGAGGGCGATGAACTGGAG TATTTTAATCATATCAGTATTGAAGACTCAAGGGTATATGAGCTGACTAACAAAGCAGGCCTACTGTCGCCATATCAGATTCTTCACGAGTGCCTTAAAAG AAACCATGGAATGGGAGACACCAGCATTAAATTTGATGTGATCCCAGGGAAGAACCAGAAGAGTGAATATGTGATGACATGTGGCAAGCACACCGTGCGTGGTTGGT GCAAGAACAAGAGGGTAGGCAAACAGCTAGCCTCTCAAAAGATCCTGCAGATGCTTCATCCCCATGTGAAGAACTGGGGCTCACTACTCCGCATGTACGGCAGAGAGAGCAACAAAATGGTGAAAAAG GAGAGCTCAGACAAGAGTGTGATTGAGCTTCAGCAGTATGCCAAAAAGAACAAGCCAAACCTTCACATCCTAAACAAACTGCATGAAGAAATGACTAAACTGGCCAAGGAAAGG GAGGAAACTAGAAAGAAGCCCAAGATGACCGTTATGGAGTCTGCCCAGCCAGGGAGTGAGCCCCTCTGCACTGTCGACGTCTAG